Proteins from one Mycoplasma sp. Pen4 genomic window:
- the mgtE gene encoding magnesium transporter: MEFTEKIKDDLISKLRDLIGQQKIIAVRELQEEYPVADFAEAIETLSTTEQIYVLRVLKTAEAAEVFSYFEDDVKTKLVESLSNDEDIMNILQNLQTDELVDVLEELPVNIMKRIISETPVEKRDKINSLLAYNDDQVGSIMSVDISTLHGKWTTKKAIAKIKRDYQKKIELAHNFYIVDENGILLGDITLEELIFANDEDAKLEEIYNVVASVYTVDDKEEAARVFADHDRSSLPVVSKEKRLIGMITADDVIDVIQEEATEDMYKMAGINPDAAEENYLKTTIMSIVKSRVLWLIILMLSATMSQFVIQKFTDISEDVIKGLGVTISTAIIVSLIPIISGSAGNAGSQSSTTITRAAALGEIERKDVKKVIFKEISVGTIIGVIMFIINIARLYIYFAIPSFKDGDTEWGPLSFVIIASSFSLFIVVIFSKFLGTIIPIVAIRMKKDPAVMSAPILTTLSDALSTLIFFALNIGVLTLASHFGWI, translated from the coding sequence ATGGAATTTACAGAAAAAATTAAAGATGATTTAATTTCAAAATTACGTGATTTAATTGGTCAACAAAAAATTATTGCAGTTCGTGAATTGCAAGAAGAATACCCGGTTGCAGACTTTGCAGAAGCAATTGAAACTTTAAGTACTACTGAACAAATTTATGTTCTACGTGTACTTAAAACTGCTGAAGCTGCAGAGGTATTCTCATACTTTGAAGATGATGTTAAAACAAAATTAGTTGAAAGTTTAAGTAATGATGAAGATATTATGAATATCCTTCAAAATCTACAAACAGATGAACTTGTAGATGTGCTTGAAGAATTACCTGTCAACATTATGAAACGCATTATCTCTGAAACACCAGTTGAAAAAAGAGATAAAATCAACAGTTTACTTGCTTACAATGACGATCAAGTTGGAAGCATTATGAGTGTTGATATTTCAACATTGCATGGAAAATGAACAACTAAAAAAGCGATAGCAAAAATCAAACGAGATTATCAGAAAAAAATTGAATTAGCTCATAACTTCTATATCGTAGATGAAAATGGTATCTTATTAGGAGATATCACATTAGAAGAACTTATATTCGCTAATGATGAAGATGCTAAATTAGAAGAAATTTATAACGTGGTTGCCTCTGTATATACAGTTGATGATAAAGAAGAAGCAGCAAGAGTTTTTGCTGATCACGATAGATCGTCATTACCAGTTGTTTCGAAAGAAAAACGTTTAATTGGTATGATTACTGCCGATGATGTTATTGACGTTATTCAAGAAGAAGCAACAGAAGATATGTATAAAATGGCCGGAATTAACCCTGATGCTGCAGAAGAAAATTATCTTAAAACAACAATTATGTCGATTGTTAAAAGTCGTGTTTTATGATTAATTATTCTTATGTTATCTGCAACAATGTCGCAGTTCGTTATTCAAAAATTTACAGACATCAGCGAAGATGTTATTAAAGGTTTAGGAGTTACAATTTCAACTGCAATTATTGTTTCTCTTATTCCGATTATCTCTGGTTCTGCAGGTAATGCGGGATCGCAAAGTTCCACAACAATCACTCGTGCAGCTGCACTAGGTGAGATAGAAAGAAAAGATGTTAAGAAAGTTATTTTCAAGGAGATATCAGTTGGAACTATAATTGGTGTTATTATGTTTATCATCAACATAGCAAGGTTATATATATACTTTGCAATACCATCATTTAAAGATGGTGATACTGAATGAGGCCCATTATCATTCGTGATTATAGCAAGTTCGTTTTCATTATTTATAGTTGTTATATTCTCGAAATTCTTAGGTACAATTATCCCGATTGTTGCTATTAGAATGAAAAAAGATCCGGCAGTTATGTCTGCTCCGATATTAACTACACTTTCTGATGCTTTATCAACATTGATATTCTTTGCATTAAATATTGGAGTTTTAACACTAGCAAGCCACTTTGGCTGAATTTAA
- a CDS encoding DNA integrity scanning protein DisA nucleotide-binding domain protein, producing MIQAIIVISSITLFALILLSIYILWPILSGFISNKFKKNKYEKLGKSSQIRLINQLRESVEYLSKHKIGALITIENNDNIDNLRTDGVVLNANISSSLLIAIFNKTSPLHDGAVVIRDNKIYYAATFYKITRKSVDSKFGSRHRAAMGISEQCDATTVVVSEEDGSIKILKGSIIQPVKLDQFQEQLIKYLRD from the coding sequence ATGATTCAAGCAATTATTGTGATTTCATCAATTACATTATTTGCACTTATTTTATTATCTATTTATATATTATGACCTATTCTTTCTGGATTTATCTCAAACAAATTTAAAAAGAATAAGTATGAAAAATTAGGTAAAAGTTCACAAATTCGTTTAATTAACCAATTACGTGAAAGTGTTGAATATTTATCGAAACACAAGATAGGCGCATTAATAACAATTGAAAACAATGATAATATTGACAACTTACGTACTGATGGAGTTGTCTTAAACGCAAATATTTCAAGTAGTTTACTTATTGCTATCTTTAATAAAACATCACCTTTACATGATGGAGCTGTAGTGATTAGAGATAATAAAATCTATTACGCAGCTACTTTCTACAAAATAACTCGTAAAAGTGTCGATTCAAAATTTGGTTCACGTCACCGTGCCGCTATGGGAATTAGTGAGCAATGTGATGCAACAACAGTAGTTGTTTCAGAAGAAGATGGAAGCATCAAAATTCTCAAAGGAAGCATCATTCAACCAGTTAAATTAGATCAATTCCAAGAACAATTAATTAAATACTTAAGGGATTAA